Within the Nocardioides humi genome, the region GGTGGAGCCCGGCGAGCTCGTGGGCGTGCGCGCCGACGACCGCACCGCCGCCCGGGTCGTCGAGGCGCTGCTGGACCCATGGTCCGAGGGCGAGGCCGAGGCCTGCGTCGAGGCGCGGCTCGACGGGATCGCCGCGCGGGAGCTGTCCCCGGTCGCGTACCGCTCCCGGCTCGTCGTCGCCCCGCACCGCGCCACGCTGTTCAGCGGCACGCTCCGCGACAACGTCGCCGTGACCGCGGGCGCGCCCGAGCGGGTGGACGCCGCGGTGCGAGCCGCCGCGTGCGACGACTTCGCAGCCGACCTCGAGGTCCCGGTCGGCGAGGGCGGCAACCGGCTCTCCGGCGGTCAGCGCCAGCGGGTCGCGCTCGCCCGCGCCCTGGCGAGCGACGCGCCGGTGCTCGTGCTGCACGACCCGACCACCGCGGTCGACTCCGTCACGGAGCAGGCGATCGCGGGCCGGCTGCGCGCCGTACGCACGGGCCGCTCGACCCTGCTGATCTCCTCCTCCCCGGCGCTTCTCGGCTGCTGCGACCGGGTCGTCGACCTGCTGGACGACGTGCCCGTGCCCGCGAGGACGGCGCGGTGAGCGGTGCAGCGGCGACCGGGGCCGCGCCGCCCGAGGGCGGGCTGCCGGTCGCGGACGGTCGCGAGACCGCCGTCGAGGTCTGGCGGCTCAGCCGCGGGCACCGGCTCCGACTCGTCGCGGTGGGGGCGCTGGGCATCGCCAGCACCGGCGTCGACCTGATCCCGCCGGCGGCGATCGGCTTCCTCGTCGACCGGGTGCAGGCGGGCACCGCAGACCCCGGCACCGTGCTGACGATCACGGCCGTCATGGCGCTCTCGGCGGTCCTCGGCGCAGCGGGCACCGCGCTGACGATCCTGCTCGCCACCCGCGTCTACCACACCATCCTCGCCGCGCTCCGCGAGCGGCTCGTGGGCCGCGCCCTGACGCTCCCCCAGCACCTCGTCGAACGCGCCGGCACCGGAGACCTGATCTCCCGGTCCAGCGACGACGTCACCGCCGTGGCCGACGCCGCCCCCGCCGTGATCCCGGTGCTCACCGTCACCGCCTTCACCATCGTCGTGTCGCTGGGCGGGCTCGCAGCGCTGGAATGGCCCTACGCCGCCGCCTTCGCCGTCGTACTGCCCGTCTATGCACTCGCCATGCGGTGGTACCTGCGCACCGGTCCGCGGGTGTACCGCGCCGAGCGGGCGGCGATGAGCGCGCGTGCCCAGCAGATCCTCGAGTCGCAGCGCGGCTACGCCACCGTGCTCGGCTTCGGGCTCGCCCAGCAGCGGCATCGCGCGGTCATGACGGACTCCTGGGGCGTCGCGGTGCAGGCGCTGCGCGCCCGGACCGTGCAGAGCATGCTCAACGCCCGCCTCAACCTCGGCGAGTGCCTGAGCCTCGCCTCCGTGCTCGTCGTCGGCTTCGTCCTCATCGACCACGGAGCGTCGACCGTCGGCGGCGTCACCACCGCGATGCTGCTCGTGCTGCGTCTGCTCGGACCGGTCAGCCAGCTGCTGTTCGTCATCGACACCCTCCAGTCGGCGCTCGCATCGCTGAGCCGCATGATCGGTGTCGTCACCCTTCCGGAGTCTGCGGGCGAGCCGACGGCGACGGTGGAGGCAGGCACCGCCGTCCGGCTCCGCGACGTCACGTTCAGGTACGACGGCGGCCCGCGCGTGCTCGACGACATCACCCTGGACCTGCCGACCGGG harbors:
- a CDS encoding ABC transporter ATP-binding protein → MSGAAATGAAPPEGGLPVADGRETAVEVWRLSRGHRLRLVAVGALGIASTGVDLIPPAAIGFLVDRVQAGTADPGTVLTITAVMALSAVLGAAGTALTILLATRVYHTILAALRERLVGRALTLPQHLVERAGTGDLISRSSDDVTAVADAAPAVIPVLTVTAFTIVVSLGGLAALEWPYAAAFAVVLPVYALAMRWYLRTGPRVYRAERAAMSARAQQILESQRGYATVLGFGLAQQRHRAVMTDSWGVAVQALRARTVQSMLNARLNLGECLSLASVLVVGFVLIDHGASTVGGVTTAMLLVLRLLGPVSQLLFVIDTLQSALASLSRMIGVVTLPESAGEPTATVEAGTAVRLRDVTFRYDGGPRVLDDITLDLPTGQHVAVVGASGAGKTTLAAVVAGIHPPDAGTVTRPDHVAVITQEVHVFAGTVRENLTLAASGATDRDLLAALDATGAARLLDLLPDALDTRVGTGGHPLTDAQAQQLALARVLLADPDLAILDEATAEAGSAHAEQLDRAVLAVLAGRTGIVIAHRLSQAAACDRIVVLEQGRIAETGTHAELVAAHGGYAALWSAWERGQAPSRANGS